A genomic window from Salvia hispanica cultivar TCC Black 2014 chromosome 5, UniMelb_Shisp_WGS_1.0, whole genome shotgun sequence includes:
- the LOC125189898 gene encoding uncharacterized protein LOC125189898: MLIDIRLGGKYEYMYTSFQNVIKCYTCGGNDHFSRECANNKVGSGSRQNDQGSRQQSRAPQNESRENRDPPLRQQQPHRPRLPPQARAIALEQKKPKKEQDDREKRNLTGMGEILDTPVVVLFDTGASHSFISELCVHTMNLPTSESEHRMMVTSPIGGMIEISRTCSNVEIVMGKLKIVAHDLRVMKMEDIDIILGMD; this comes from the exons atgTTGATTGATATCAGATTGGGAGGTAAATATGAATACATGTATACATCATTCCAG AACGTCATCAAGTGCTACACCTGCGGAGGAAACGACCACTTCTCTAGGGAGTGCGCAAATAACAAGGTGGGATCGGGATCAAGGCAGAACGATCAAGGATCCCGTCAGCAATCGAGGGCACCGCAAAATGAATCGAGAGAAAATCGCGACCCACCGTTGCGGCAGCAACAACCTCACCGCCCAAGACTTCCTCCCCAAGCTAGAGCGATCGCGCTGGAACAAAAGAAGCCGAAGAAAGAGCAAGATGATCGTGAGAAACGAAACTTGACAGGTATGGGCGAAATTCTCGATACCCCcgttgttgtgttgtttgacACGGGCGCATCGCATTCATTTATATCTGAACTATGTGTGCACACTATGAACTTGCCTACTAGCGAATCTGAACATAGAATGATGGTGACCTCACCAATAGGaggaatgatagaaatatctaGAACATGCTCGAACGTAGAAATTGTTATGGGAAAACTTAAGATAGTTGCTCACGACCTGCGAGTCATGAAAATGGAGGATATCGATATAATCTTAGGAATGGACTAG
- the LOC125187095 gene encoding MDIS1-interacting receptor like kinase 1-like, which produces MIKSKHKLLPLLFLLFSCNYISSFSTDNDASLLLDIKATLIDPLDSLRDWKLPENDVVSTHCRWSGVGCSYNGLVESLNLSNMNLSGNLPDSIHGLTGLRHLNLSCNAFALPLHISFSNLSTLETIDLSQNYFIGAFPLGLGLARRLAYVNASGNNFSGPLPVDIGNATSLVSLDLRGNFFQGSIPRSYGKLASLKFLGLSGNNLTGKIPAEVGQLSSLETMILGYNAFDGQIPSELGNLTSLKYLDIAIANLSGPIPPEIGRLINLTTVFLYQNNLEGRIPAELTKLGGIQFLDMSENMLSGEIPGEIAQLKNLQLLNLMGNKLSGSVPPGIAGLDQLQVLELWNNSLSGALPPDLGEKAPLEWLDLSSNMLSGSIPASLCNAGKLTKLILFNNAFSGPIPDTLARCGSLVRVRMHNNRFSGAIPAGFGRLARLQRLELANNSLIGQIPSDLSASSSLSFIDLSRNQLRSPVLSSILSIPTLQSFIASRNSLFGEIPNLFQDCRELSVLDLSFNSFTGDIPLSIASCEKLVTLNLRNNGLTGSIPLQIASMPTLSVLDLSNNSLTGGIPDNLGNSPALESMNLSYNKLEGIVPSNGMLRTISPDDLAGNPGLCGGVLPPCSHSIASRERGVRAKHIIGGWIVGISTFFLLVMAGVGAQYLYRKWREGNCFDDEEKSTSGEWPWRLMAFQRVGFNSNDILSCINECNVIGMGAAGTVYRAEIPRLSTTVAVKKLWMGGDDVVGEVSMLARLRHRNIVRLVGFLHNDSDAMIICEFAKNGNLGEALHGKQGLLVDWVSRYNVALGVAQGLAYLHHDCHPPLIHRDVKSSNILLDEHLEARVADFGLAKMVLTKNETVSMVAGSYGYIAPEYGYTLKVDEKSDVYSYGVVLMELVTGKRPLEAEFGESVDIVGWMRRKQRLEEALDPSVGNTKHVQEEMMLVLRIALLCTAKLPKDRPTMRDVLGMLAEAKPRRKSSGGNKENPIFTTTSPHL; this is translated from the exons atgatcaaatcaaaacacaaGCTCTTGCCACTACTCTTTCTCTTGTTCTCTTGCAACTATATCTCCTCCTTCTCCACCGACAATGATGCATCTCTTCTTCTCGACATCAAAGCTACTCTCATTGATCCACTGGATAGTCTAAGAGATTGGAAATTACCCGAAAACGATGTCGTCTCAACTCACTGCAGATGGAGTGGAGTGGGCTGCAGCTACAATGGCTTGGTTGAGAGTCTCAATCTCTCCAACATGAATCTCTCCGGTAATCTCCCTGACTCAATCCACGGCCTGACCGGCTTGCGCCATCTCAATCTCAGCTGCAACGCCTTCGCGTTGCCATTGCacatttccttctccaatCTCAGTACTCTCGAGACCATCGACCTGAGCCAGAACTATTTCATTGGCGCATTCCCACTCGGCCTTGGGCTGGCGAGGAGGCTGGCATACGTGAATGCATCGGGGAACAACTTCTCGGGCCCTCTCCCAGTCGACATTGGCAATGCCACGTCGCTTGTGAGCCTTGACCTCAGAGGGAACTTCTTCCAAGGCTCCATTCCTCGAAGCTACGGGAAGCTGGCGAGCTTGAAGTTTCTCGGCCTCTCCGGGAATAATCTCACCGGGAAGATACCAGCCGAGGTAGGACAGCTGTCCTCGCTCGAAACCATGATCCTTGGATACAATGCGTTTGATGGTCAGATACCTTCAGAACTCGGAAATCTTACTAGTCTCAAATATTTAGACATTGCCATTGCCAACTTAAGCGGCCCGATTCCACCCGAAATCGGGCGCTTGATCAACCTCACCACAGTATTCCTGTACCAGAACAATCTGGAAGGGAGAATTCCGGCTGAGCTGACTAAATTGGGAGGAATTCAGTTTCTAGACATGTCTGAAAACATGTTGTCTGGAGAGATTCCGGGAGAGATCGCGCAACTGAAGAATCTGCAGCTGCTGAATCTGATGGGGAACAAACTATCCGGCTCTGTTCCGCCCGGCATTGCCGGATTAGATCAGCTCCAAGTGCTAGAGCTCTGGAACAACTCCCTCTCGGGTGCTCTACCCCCTGATCTCGGGGAAAAGGCGCCTCTCGAGTGGCTCGACCTCTCATCTAATATGCTCTCGGGTTCAATCCCGGCCTCCCTATGCAATGCAGGCAAACTGACGAAGCTCATTCTGTTCAACAACGCCTTCTCCGGTCCCATCCCCGACACTCTGGCCAGGTGCGGGTCGTTGGTTCGTGTCAGGATGCACAACAACCGCTTCTCTGGGGCCATCCCGGCTGGCTTCGGGAGACTAGCCAGGCTGCAGAGGCTGGAGCTCGCCAACAACAGCCTCATCGGCCAGATTCCATCCGATCTCTCTGCTTCTTCCTCGCTTTCCTTCATTGATCTCTCCAGAAACCAACTCCGATCCCCGGTTCTATCTTCCATCCTCTCGATCCCAACGCTCCAAAGCTTCATCGCGTCGCGGAACAGCTTGTTTGGAGAGATCCCGAATCTGTTCCAGGACTGCCGTGAGCTGTCAGTCCTGGATCTTTCCTTCAATAGCTTCACTGGCGACATTCCGTTAAGCATTGCCTCGTGCGAGAAGCTAGTGACTCTGAATCTCCGAAACAATGGCCTCACGGGCTCCATCCCGCTCCAGATCGCATCCATGCCTACCTTATCAGTGCTCGATCTATCAAACAATTCTCTCACCGGAGGAATCCCCGATAATCTCGGGAACTCACCGGCTTTAGAATCGATGAATCTGTCCTACAACAAGCTCGAGGGCATCGTTCCGTCCAATGGCATGCTCAGAACGATCAGCCCCGACGATCTCGCAGGCAACCCCGGCCTATGCGGAGGCGTGCTCCCTCCCTGCTCGCACTCCATAGCAAGCAGGGAGCGAGGCGTTCGTGCAAAGCATATAATCGGAGGATGGATAGTTGGAATTTCGACCTTTTTCCTCTTGGTAATGGCGGGAGTGGGAGCTCAGTATTTGTATCGAAAATGGCGGGAAGGGAACTGTTTTGATGATGAGGAGAAGAGCACAAGTGGTGAATGGCCTTGGAGGCTGATGGCTTTCCAGAGGGTGGGATTCAACAGCAACGACATCCTCTCCTGCATCAACGAGTGCAATGTGATAGGGATGGGGGCGGCGGGGACGGTGTACAGGGCCGAGATACCGAGGCTGAGCACGACGGTGGCGGTGAAGAAGCTGTGGATGGGAGGGGACGACGTGGTCGGGGAGGTGAGCATGCTGGCGAGGCTGAGGCACAGGAACATCGTGAGGCTGGTGGGGTTCCTTCACAATGACAGCGACGCGATGATAATATGCGAGTTTGCCAAGAATGGGAACCTGGGAGAGGCGTTGCACGGGAAGCAGGGGCTGCTGGTGGATTGGGTGTCGAGGTACAACGTGGCGCTTGGGGTGGCGCAGGGGCTGGCGTACCTACACCACGACTGCCATCCCCCGTTGATCCACCGCGATGTGAAGTCGAGCAACATCCTTCTGGACGAGCACCTTGAGGCCAGGGTGGCTGACTTTGGGCTGGCCAAGATGGTCTTGACAAAGAATGAGACGGTCTCCATGGTCGCAGGCTCGTACGGTTACATAGCCCCtg AATACGGATACACGCTGAAAGTGGACGAGAAGAGCGATGTGTACAGCTATGGAGTGGTTCTGATGGAACTGGTGACGGGGAAGAGGCCGTTAGAGGCAGAGTTCGGAGAATCGGTGGATATTGTGGGATGGATGAGAAGGAAGCAGCGGTTAGAGGAGGCTCTAGATCCGAGTGTGGGGAACACGAAGCACGTTCAAGAGGAGATGATGTTAGTGCTGCGGATTGCTCTTCTTTGCACGGCAAAGCTTCCCAAAGACAGGCCTACCATGAGAGATGTGTTGGGCATGC
- the LOC125186963 gene encoding NADH dehydrogenase [ubiquinone] 1 alpha subcomplex subunit 9, mitochondrial-like, with protein MQSVYRRLRHHHFHQSPAQFTHRFNGANDSRSASTLATKGVGHLVRKGTGGRSSVSGIVATVFGATGFLGRYLVQQLAKMGSQVLVPFRGSEDSQRHLKLMGDLGQIVPMKYNPRDENSIKAVMAKANVVINLIGREYETRNFGFEEVNHHMAEKLAVIAKEHGGIMRYIQVSGLGVSPSSPSRLLRAKAAAEEATLRELPEVTVMRPAVMIGTEDRILNPWAHFAKKYSFLPLIGGGSTKIQPVYVVDVASAIIAALKDDGSSMGKTYELGGPEIYTIHELAELMYDTIREWPRYVTVPFPVAKVLATPRELLLNKVPFPMPVPTIFNLDQIEALSTDTVVSDDALTFEDLGITPRKLKGYPTEFLIQYRKGGPQYGSTVSEKVSRSWD; from the exons ATGCAGTCCGTTTACCGGCGTTTGCGCCACCACCACTTCCACCAGTCACCTGCACAATTCACCCATCGGT TTAATGGAGCAAATGATTCGAGGTCCGCTTCTACTCTTGCCACCAAAGGCGTGGGGCATCTAGTTCGCAAGGGCACTGGTGGAAGATCATCCGTTAG TGGCATTGTTGCGACGGTGTTTGGTGCTACCGGATTTCTTGGGCGATATTTAGTGCAACAGCTCG cTAAGATGGGTTCCCAAGTGCTAGTTCCTTTTCGAGGTTCTGAGGATTCTCAACGACACCTTAAATTGATGGGTGATTTGGGTCAG ATTGTTCCCATGAAATATAATCCAAGAGATGAAAATTCCATCAAGGCAGTCATGGCAAAGGCCAATGTTGTCATTAACCTTATTG GAAGGGAGTACGAGACCAGAAATTTTGGTTTCGAGGAAGTGAACCATCATATGGCCGAGAAGCTTGCCGTG ATTGCAAAAGAACATGGCGGTATCATGAGATACATCCAAGTTTCAGGCTTGGGAGTATCTCCATCATCTCCATCTAGACTGCTTAGAGCTAAAGCAGCTGCTGAAGAAGCTACTTTACGAGAACTACCTGAG GTCACAGTTATGAGACCTGCTGTGATGATTGGGACAGAGGATAGAATATTAAACCCATGGGCACACTTTGCTAAAAAGTACAgctttctcccacttataggGGGTGGATCAACTAA AATTCAGCCTGTATATGTAGTGGATGTTGCTTCTGCCATTATTGCGGCCTTAAAAGATGATGGATCCAGCATGGGCAAGACTTATGAACTTGGTGGACCAGAAATTTATACCATACATGAATTA GCAGAACTTATGTATGACACCATTCGTGAATGGCCTCGCTATGTCACAGTTCCTTTCCCTGTTGCTAAG GTACTTGCAACTCCCCGCGAGTTATTGCTGAACAAAGTTCCGTTCCCAATGCCTGTCCCTACCATATTCAATCTCGATCAAATTGAAGCCCTTTCCACTGATACAGTGGTTTCAGACGATG CTTTGACATTCGAGGATCTGGGAATCACGCCACGCAAGCTGAAGGGTTACCCAACCGAGTTTCTTATACAATACCGTAAAGGTGGACCACAGTACGGTTCAACGGTTAGCGAGAAAGTATCGCGGTCATGGGATTGA